The Apium graveolens cultivar Ventura chromosome 11, ASM990537v1, whole genome shotgun sequence genome has a window encoding:
- the LOC141695533 gene encoding uncharacterized protein LOC141695533, with the protein MHKPESSGRMLKWTVELGQFKVDYKPMTAIKGQSLANFVQEFSPHQEVEPGALVVIPRTEEVGLENQNRALWWILFVDGASNEDGAGAGIELISPEAHKIRRVTHLAFHATNNDAEYEALINGLKLALEMKVENFNVFSDSIIVVYQINEGYQAKGPRTELYLKCAQRIIARFNERQPSVPEHEVGSLSDDLGPTWMTHNLAYIKEGSLPEEKNEARRIKYKATRYVIYDEVLYRRGFSVPLVKCIDGDECNYILRKVHEGICGNHSGVAL; encoded by the exons ATGCATAAACCGGAGTCTTCTGGTCGAATGCTGAAGTGGACGGTTGAGCTCGGCCAATTCAAGGTAGATTATAAGCCAATGACCGCAATCAAAGGCCAATCCCTGGCCAATTTTGTGCAAGAATTTTCTCCACATCAAGAAGTGGAGCCGGGAGCCCTTGTTGTCATACCTAGAACAGAAGAAGTCGGGCTGGAAAACCAAAATAGGGCCCTATGGTGGATCCTATTTGTGGATGGAGCCTCTAATGAGGATGGTGCAGGGGCTGGAATTGAGTTAATCAGCCCGGAGGCGCACAAGATCAGACGCGTGACCCATCTGGCCTTTCAtgcaaccaacaatgatgctgaaTATGAGGCCCTGATCAACGGTCTCAAGCTAGCTTTGGAAATGAAGGTAGAGAATTTTAATGTGTTTAGTGACTCCATTATTGTGGTATATCAGATAAACGAGGGGTATCAAGCTAAGGGGCCGAGAACGGAGCTCTACCTGAAGTGTGCTCAGAGGATAATCGCAAGGTTTAACGAG AGGCAACCTAGTGTGCCCGAGCACGAGGTGGGCAGCCTCAGTGATGACCTCGGCCCCACGTGGATGACACATAACTTAGCCTACATAAAAGAAGGTTCACTCCCAGAAGAAAAGAATGAGGCAAGGAGGATAAAATACAAGGCAACCCGCTATGTGATATACGATGAGGTCCTATACAGAAGAGGGTTCAGTGTGCCCCTCGTCAAGTGTATAGATGGGGATGAATGCAATTATATCCTAAGGAAAGTACACGAGGgcatttgtggcaatcactcaggggtagctctctag